A window from Deltaproteobacteria bacterium RIFCSPHIGHO2_02_FULL_44_16 encodes these proteins:
- a CDS encoding aldo/keto reductase → MKYRPFGKTGVNVSEIGVGTWSMGGMWGARDDTQAIKAMIRAIEHGVTFIDTAWIYGNGHSEQLIAKTFQEMKRSVFVATKIPPNNLEWPARVSVPLHKAYTADHIVKYTEISLNNLNVDSLDLQQLHVWTDRWQEGFEDSLLTAIEKLKRQGKIRFFGVSLNAHDPNSGLRLVKSGLIDSVQVIYNIFDQTPEEKLFPVCEFYNVAVIARCPFDEGALAGALTPDTNFELRDWRRSYFRGKRLEETCDRVEKLEFLIRPDRTLAQTALQFCLAHPAITTVIPSMRTMKHVDENCAASHGKYLSEEELRLLKHHAWPRNFYMRAPGTLVRILRKLGLFRL, encoded by the coding sequence ATGAAATATCGACCATTTGGAAAAACAGGAGTCAATGTCTCTGAGATTGGAGTAGGAACTTGGAGCATGGGGGGCATGTGGGGTGCTCGCGACGACACACAAGCGATCAAGGCGATGATTCGCGCGATCGAGCATGGTGTGACCTTTATCGATACCGCATGGATTTATGGCAATGGTCACAGTGAACAGTTGATCGCCAAAACATTTCAGGAAATGAAACGATCGGTTTTTGTCGCCACAAAAATTCCTCCCAACAATTTGGAATGGCCCGCGCGTGTGAGCGTTCCTCTGCACAAGGCATATACAGCTGATCATATTGTGAAATATACCGAGATCAGTTTGAATAACTTAAATGTCGACTCACTTGATCTTCAGCAACTGCATGTGTGGACTGATCGTTGGCAAGAAGGCTTTGAGGACTCTCTTTTGACGGCGATTGAAAAACTCAAACGACAAGGGAAAATACGTTTCTTTGGGGTTTCACTCAATGCGCATGATCCGAACAGTGGTTTGCGGCTCGTGAAGTCGGGTCTTATCGATAGCGTCCAAGTGATCTATAATATTTTTGATCAAACTCCTGAAGAAAAACTTTTTCCTGTATGTGAATTTTATAATGTTGCTGTCATTGCGCGTTGCCCGTTTGATGAAGGGGCCCTAGCGGGAGCGCTGACTCCTGACACGAATTTTGAACTTCGCGATTGGAGGCGTTCTTATTTCCGTGGAAAACGATTGGAAGAGACATGCGATCGCGTTGAAAAACTAGAATTTCTCATTCGACCAGATCGCACGCTTGCACAAACAGCGCTTCAATTTTGTCTTGCACATCCTGCGATCACAACGGTCATTCCCAGCATGCGGACGATGAAACATGTGGATGAAAATTGTGCTGCATCCCATGGAAAGTATCTCAGCGAAGAAGAACTCCGTCTTCTCAAACACCACGCTTGGCCACGAAATTTTTACATGCGTGCTCCAGGGACGCTTGTCAGAATCCTCAGAAAACTCGGTTTGTTTCGTCTCTGA
- a CDS encoding glycerol kinase, with protein sequence MKKYILSIDQGTTGTTVLLIDHAMHIHAKVNREFPQHYPQSGWVEHDPEEIWRSVCFAIKQALAHANIETAQIAAIGITNQRETTLLWERSTGKPVHNAIVWQDRRTANLCESLKQKKCEPLIREKTGLILDPYFSATKIAWLLDHIPSLPKRAEKGDIVFGTIDTYLVWKLTHGKTHVTDVTNASRTLLMNLETCQFDPQLLELFQIPKEILPSIKSSSEIYGVTKNVDGLPDGIPIAGIAGDQQASLFGQACFETGNAKCTYGTGSFLLMNTGEKIVHSESGLLTTVAWKRDGKVIYALEGSAFIAGAAVQWLRDGLGMITTASEIESLAASVPDSAGVSFVPAFVGLGSPHWKPEARANISGLTRGTTAAHIARACLEGIAFLQYDILEAMQKDIGKKLTTLKVDGGASANDLLMQFQADILETTLIRPHVIETTALGAAFLAGLAVGVWENEQDIASHWKEEKTFSPKMSDEEVSWRLKRWQSAIKKA encoded by the coding sequence ATGAAAAAATATATTCTCAGTATTGATCAAGGGACCACAGGAACAACGGTGCTTCTGATTGACCATGCGATGCATATTCATGCCAAAGTAAATCGCGAATTTCCTCAACACTATCCACAATCAGGTTGGGTTGAACACGATCCCGAAGAGATATGGAGATCAGTCTGTTTCGCGATCAAACAAGCGCTCGCTCATGCAAACATCGAAACAGCACAGATAGCTGCAATCGGCATCACGAATCAACGTGAAACAACGCTCTTATGGGAACGATCAACCGGAAAACCTGTTCATAATGCCATTGTCTGGCAGGATCGACGAACTGCCAACCTTTGTGAAAGTTTAAAACAAAAAAAATGTGAACCGCTGATCCGAGAAAAAACCGGTCTGATTCTCGATCCTTATTTTTCAGCGACAAAAATCGCTTGGCTTCTCGACCATATTCCTTCTCTTCCGAAACGTGCAGAAAAGGGAGATATTGTTTTTGGAACAATCGATACCTATCTTGTATGGAAACTGACACATGGAAAAACACATGTGACCGATGTCACCAATGCCTCTCGTACTCTTCTCATGAATCTCGAAACATGCCAGTTTGATCCTCAACTTTTGGAACTTTTTCAAATCCCAAAAGAAATTCTCCCCTCTATCAAATCCTCATCGGAAATATATGGAGTCACGAAGAATGTTGATGGACTTCCTGACGGTATTCCGATCGCTGGCATTGCAGGAGATCAACAAGCTTCTCTTTTTGGACAAGCATGTTTCGAAACCGGAAATGCAAAATGCACATATGGCACCGGTTCATTTCTTCTCATGAATACAGGAGAAAAAATTGTCCACTCAGAGAGCGGACTTTTAACAACAGTTGCATGGAAACGTGATGGGAAGGTGATTTATGCCCTTGAAGGAAGTGCTTTTATTGCAGGAGCTGCAGTCCAGTGGCTTCGTGATGGTTTAGGAATGATCACAACTGCTTCTGAGATTGAATCCCTTGCAGCATCAGTTCCTGATAGTGCGGGGGTTAGCTTTGTTCCCGCATTTGTTGGTCTTGGGAGCCCACATTGGAAACCAGAGGCACGGGCAAATATATCCGGTCTCACTCGTGGGACAACCGCTGCTCACATTGCTCGGGCTTGTCTTGAGGGGATTGCATTTCTTCAATACGATATTTTAGAAGCCATGCAAAAAGATATCGGGAAAAAACTTACCACACTCAAAGTAGACGGTGGCGCTTCTGCCAACGATCTTTTAATGCAGTTTCAAGCAGATATCTTGGAAACAACACTTATTCGTCCACACGTTATTGAAACAACAGCGCTTGGCGCTGCTTTTCTTGCAGGCCTTGCCGTCGGAGTTTGGGAAAACGAACAGGATATTGCTTCACATTGGAAGGAAGAAAAAACTTTTTCTCCAAAAATGTCAGATGAGGAAGTATCGTGGCGTCTTAAGCGTTGGCAAAGTGCTATCAAAAAAGCGTGA